The Congregibacter litoralis KT71 genome contains a region encoding:
- a CDS encoding cupin domain-containing protein encodes MAALLTMATVVTSSGMAEEAPIDAQTLIESLDLKGHVEGGFYRRTYEATNQPRVDSDGAERFSMTSIYYLLTAEGPIGHFHQNRSDIVHYFHLGDPIEYVLIHPDGEMETRVMGADPRKGQLLQMTVPGGVWKASRLTGVEQGYGLISEAVSPGFDYGDMTLGVTAELLATYPQHRSYIEALSRESAPKR; translated from the coding sequence TTGGCCGCGCTTTTAACGATGGCCACTGTCGTGACCTCGTCGGGCATGGCTGAGGAGGCACCCATCGACGCCCAGACGCTCATCGAGAGTCTCGACCTGAAGGGTCATGTCGAAGGCGGCTTTTATCGCCGCACCTACGAGGCCACAAACCAGCCGCGCGTAGACAGTGATGGCGCTGAACGTTTCAGCATGACCTCGATCTATTATCTCCTCACCGCCGAGGGGCCCATCGGTCACTTTCATCAAAACCGCTCGGACATCGTCCATTATTTCCATCTTGGCGACCCCATCGAGTACGTGCTGATCCATCCGGACGGTGAAATGGAAACCCGTGTCATGGGCGCCGATCCCCGTAAAGGCCAACTGCTGCAGATGACCGTGCCGGGAGGCGTGTGGAAGGCATCGCGGCTCACGGGTGTAGAGCAGGGTTACGGTCTTATCAGTGAGGCCGTGAGTCCGGGCTTTGATTACGGAGATATGACCCTGGGCGTAACGGCCGAACTCCTGGCGACCTACCCGCAACACCGCAGCTATATCGAAGCCCTGAGCCGGGAGTCCGCACCGAAGCGGTAA
- the puuE gene encoding allantoinase PuuE, giving the protein MAINPCRFPTAHASLGLSLAPECFVDPKSPYPRDMLGYGQHPPEFSLPGGKRIAVQFVVNYEEGGENSVLHGDDGSEVFLSEMFNPSAYADRHMSMESLYEYGSRAGFWRLYRLFTQREVPVTVFGVTMAMARNPEAVAAMGEADWEIACHGLRWINYQEVPEDVEREHMRRAIDWHTELTGERPLGWYTGRDSPNTRSLLLEHEGFLYDSDSYADDLPYWIKGGDGAHLIIPYTLDSNDMRFSSAQGFADGEQFFNYLRDSFDVLYAEGAEQPKLLNIGLHCRLAGRPGRFLALQRFLDYVQQHDDAWLCRRVDIARHWHEHYYPHQPVQHSPPQHP; this is encoded by the coding sequence GTGGCCATCAACCCTTGCCGCTTTCCCACCGCCCATGCATCCTTAGGGCTCAGCCTTGCGCCGGAATGCTTTGTGGACCCCAAATCACCCTACCCTAGAGATATGCTTGGTTACGGCCAGCATCCTCCTGAATTTTCTCTCCCCGGCGGAAAGCGCATTGCCGTGCAATTCGTTGTGAATTACGAGGAAGGCGGTGAGAATTCCGTGCTCCACGGCGACGACGGCTCCGAGGTTTTTCTATCGGAAATGTTTAACCCCAGCGCCTACGCCGATCGCCATATGAGCATGGAGTCCCTCTATGAATACGGCAGCCGCGCGGGCTTCTGGCGCCTCTACCGCTTGTTCACTCAACGCGAGGTGCCCGTTACGGTGTTTGGCGTCACCATGGCCATGGCAAGAAATCCCGAGGCGGTCGCCGCGATGGGGGAAGCCGACTGGGAGATTGCCTGTCACGGCCTGCGCTGGATCAACTACCAGGAGGTGCCCGAAGATGTGGAGCGCGAACACATGCGCCGGGCCATCGACTGGCACACAGAACTCACGGGCGAACGCCCCCTGGGTTGGTACACCGGCCGGGACAGCCCCAATACGCGCTCACTGCTGCTGGAGCATGAGGGATTTCTCTACGACTCCGACTCCTACGCAGACGATCTGCCTTATTGGATTAAGGGGGGCGACGGCGCTCATCTGATAATCCCCTACACCCTTGACAGTAACGACATGCGCTTTTCCAGCGCTCAGGGCTTCGCGGATGGCGAGCAGTTTTTCAACTACCTCCGAGACAGCTTCGACGTGCTCTACGCCGAGGGTGCTGAGCAGCCCAAGCTTCTCAACATCGGTCTCCACTGCCGCCTTGCGGGGCGGCCCGGGCGATTTTTAGCGCTCCAGCGGTTTCTTGATTATGTGCAGCAGCATGATGACGCCTGGCTGTGTCGGCGCGTCGACATCGCGCGTCACTGGCACGAGCATTACTACCCCCACCAGCCTGTGCAACATTCCCCACCACAGCATCCCTGA